The following is a genomic window from Desulfofarcimen acetoxidans DSM 771.
TCTAACAAGAAATATCCTTGAAATAAACTTATCTTTTGCAAGATTAACCGCCAGTAATGGGAAGGCGGAATAACCTGTGTTTGCGGCAAGGATTAATATTAATGCCGTAGTTCCTTGAATAAAAAAGTACATGAAATTATGTCCGAAGGTTTCTTTGGCTATTTGTGATACGACAGTTTCTTTTACATTAGGAGATATCCCATAATAATAGGCTAAATAAACAATTCCTGAAAACAATAAGGCGAGTAAGAAACCCATCATGATTAATGTTTTGGCAGCGTTGTTAGGTGCCGGATCCTTGAAATTAGGAATAGCGTTGGATATGGCTTCAACCCCTGTTAAAGCAGAACTTCCTGAGGCAAAGGTTCTCAAAAGTATAAACAAACTAATTCCAGCCACATCTGCACCAATAGGAGGGTGTAGGTCAGGGGGAACTACTCCTGTAAGAATGTTATAAATTGCCGCCCCGATTAATATTAACAATGCTAAAACGAATAAATAAACTGGATAAGCTAATATTGAAGCAGACTCCGTTATTCCTCTTAAATTTAAAATTGTAATAAAGAGCACAAATGTAATGGCAATTTCTACATTATAGTTATGTAGGAGAGGAAAGGCAGATGTTATAGCATCAGTACCTGCGGACACACTTACAGCAACAGTCAGTATGTAGTCTACCAACAGAGAGCCTCCGGCTATTAAGCCGGCATTAACACCCAGATTGTTTTTGGAAACAACATATGCTCCTCCACCATTAGGATAAGCAAAGATAATTTGCCTATAAGACAATATAAGAGCTGTTAGGAGGACTAATACACCGGCTGCGATCGGAATTGAATACCAAAATGCTGCTGTGCCTACGGTAGCCAGTACTATTAGCATTTGTTCAGGGCCATATGCCACTGATGACAGAGCATCAGAAGAAAGGATAGCTAATGCTTTTCTCTTGATAAGCTTATGTTCTCCTAGCTCGTGGGATTTCAATGGTCGTCCAAGTAAAAATCTTTTTATGGATGAAATCATTAATTACTCACCGCCGATAGTGTTAATACATTATATATTGCCCCATAAAACAATAATTTTGCAGATAAATAGTAACTATTCAGCCTTCCCGTTTTTTAACTAAAACAGGGGGTGCTGATGTATAAAAATGCTACTGTTTGGGTTTAATAATAATTTGGGCAAGACAAATAGGAGTATTTTAGGTTAAACCCCTCCCGTTAGAATAATCCTGGCTTGGCTTTCTTACTTTTTAAGAAAAAAATTGACCTCATCCAAGTAGCCCTAGTTCAGGGGGAATATCCCAACAATGTAGTAACACCGACGCAGGTATCACATATATATTGGGATTTGGCAAAGATACTCAAGCTTCCTCAGATAAAGACAAACATGACATTGACTAAGTTCCGTTCATGCACGAAACTGGATTTGACAATAAATCTGAAATAATAGGACATTTTTAAAACCGCCGAATTGCTTGTATTTCAAGCGATTCGGCGGTTTATTAACCATCAATCTTCTAAAGTCAGGATCCTCTTGCAAGATGTAATAAATAATGATATATTTTTATTTGGGCGCACATCCAAATATTTCTTATGCGGTTAAAAAATAAGAGGAAATTAATTTAATGCTTAATTTGAGTTCCGTTACCCAAAATCACAAGTGAAAATTTAATATCGGCATTAAATGGTGCGTTTACAAACAATGATATTAAAAAGACTGCAGCTAAAAAAAGCATACATTGGCAAACGGGATTGGCTAAGTGACGCACTTAAACATTTTATTAGTGGCTTAAGGAAAATATGGTTTTTTCAACAAATTCTCAAGTGGAGGAAATTTCTTGTTGAATATATTTAATGCGGAACATGAATATCAAATACGTGAAAAGAGATATTCCGAGCAATTTAACAAAGAAAGTCGGCAGTACAACATCTTAAGCAATTTACGGGTAGTTGCATTCTTGGGAATTATTTTTGGTGCGATACTTTTTTACTATGAATATCGTATTTCCGGAAGTTTGTTTTCAATATGCGCATTAGTTACATTTGTCATTTTTATTGTTCAACATGAAAAAGTGAAAAACAGAAAAGAATTGGCTTTTTCCCTTGCAAGAATCAACCGGCAAGCGATTGACAGAATTAATGGAAAATGGGTTGAGTTCACTGATAATGGAGAGGAATTTTTTGATCAAAAGCATCAGTATAGTGTTGATTTAGATATTTTTGGACAGGCTTCGTTATTTCAGTGGATTAATAATACCGTTACTTTTCTGGGAAAAAAGTTCTTAAAAAATGCTTTGACAGAGCCAGAGACGGACATTTTAAAAATTAAGGAAAGACAGGCTGCAATTAATGAACTTGCAGGTAAGCTTGATTGGAGACAACATTTTTGGGTAGAAGGTGGTTCCATTAAAAACGGAACAAACAATCCTGAGGCGTTATTTGAATGGGCAGAAAATGAAAACCATATATTTAGACTTCCGTGGTTGATATGGGTTATACGATTAATTTCGTTAGCTACGGTGGTTTCTCTCTTATTACCATTTTTAAAAGACATCAGTTTTCTCTATATAACAGCGATATTGTTACTTACTCAGTTAATTCTATTTATTATTGGACTAAGATTCTATTTGAATTCTTACGAGGTTATAGACCGGCATAAAGATGCAATTCTTGCTTTTCAGAAATTATTGACTAGGATTGAAAGGGAGAATTTCGAATCAAAGTATCTATCTGAGCTCAAATCAAGCCTAATTGACTCAAGTGGTAATTATGCTTCAAAGCAAATTAATGAATTATCCCTCATTGTTGATATGATGAGTTTCAAACATAGTCCATTGATTTATTTTATACTCAATGTGATTTTCTTATTCGATTACAACTGTATGATTGAACTGGAAAGATGGAAGAAGAAATCAGGTTGCAGTTTACGAACTTGGCTTACTGTAATAGGCAAGTTTGACGAAATATCTAGTTTAACGACAATACGGTACGATAATCCTAATTGGTGTATCCCAGGGTTGACAAATTCAAAAAATAATCTTTATGCAAAAAATATGGGACATCCACTTTTGTTTTCAAATGCCCGT
Proteins encoded in this region:
- a CDS encoding MutS family DNA mismatch repair protein yields the protein MLNIFNAEHEYQIREKRYSEQFNKESRQYNILSNLRVVAFLGIIFGAILFYYEYRISGSLFSICALVTFVIFIVQHEKVKNRKELAFSLARINRQAIDRINGKWVEFTDNGEEFFDQKHQYSVDLDIFGQASLFQWINNTVTFLGKKFLKNALTEPETDILKIKERQAAINELAGKLDWRQHFWVEGGSIKNGTNNPEALFEWAENENHIFRLPWLIWVIRLISLATVVSLLLPFLKDISFLYITAILLLTQLILFIIGLRFYLNSYEVIDRHKDAILAFQKLLTRIERENFESKYLSELKSSLIDSSGNYASKQINELSLIVDMMSFKHSPLIYFILNVIFLFDYNCMIELERWKKKSGCSLRTWLTVIGKFDEISSLTTIRYDNPNWCIPGLTNSKNNLYAKNMGHPLLFSNARVCNDLNIKGSGNVLLITGSNMSGKSTLLRTVGLNLVLAYTGAPVCASDFKCSIMDIYTSMRVNDNLEKKISSFYAELLRIRTIIQAASRNNSILFLLDEIFKGTNSKDRHIGAAAVIRKLSKMKTVGLVSTHDLELGELEIDKDIDVENYHFSENYLNNQIVFDYKLYSGVSKTTNAIYLMKMVGIDEL
- a CDS encoding APC family permease, which gives rise to MISSIKRFLLGRPLKSHELGEHKLIKRKALAILSSDALSSVAYGPEQMLIVLATVGTAAFWYSIPIAAGVLVLLTALILSYRQIIFAYPNGGGAYVVSKNNLGVNAGLIAGGSLLVDYILTVAVSVSAGTDAITSAFPLLHNYNVEIAITFVLFITILNLRGITESASILAYPVYLFVLALLILIGAAIYNILTGVVPPDLHPPIGADVAGISLFILLRTFASGSSALTGVEAISNAIPNFKDPAPNNAAKTLIMMGFLLALLFSGIVYLAYYYGISPNVKETVVSQIAKETFGHNFMYFFIQGTTALILILAANTGYSAFPLLAVNLAKDKFISRIFLVRGDRLGYSNGIIILGIASIILIVIFHAKTEHLIPLYAIGVFIPFTLSQSGMIVKWIREKPQGWIPKLTVNAIGAFISFIVTMIFFLTKFTRVWSVFVFLPIIIFVFHRIRKHYEDVGDELRLTASKTVIPIEGNIIIVPVAGMTRVVESSLNYAKSLSPNRIIAVYIAFDKENEKEFEEKWEKWQPDVRLVTLYSYYRSIINPLTKFIDTIQHKASESNYQVTVVIPQFIPKRGWHNILHNQSGIMIRSFLLFRKNVVVATVPYHLKK